Genomic window (Cellulosilyticum lentocellum DSM 5427):
CCTGTAAAGGTTACAGTAATTAATGTGTGTTTTTTTGTTAAATAGGAAATATCAAGTGATGAATAAAGGCAAGTTTCAACGGAGAAAGTAATTGAGAAAACTTTTTTAATAAGATTTAAATACACTTTGATAAAAATATTTAGACTTTATAATCAGATACTATTGAAAAATTAAAAATATAGTAGTATATTTAACTTGTACGGACAACATAACGACATGATGAAAAACAACGTGATAATAGATTCAATAAAACTTTATATACAACTATTTAGGAGGAATTAAAATGAAATTATTTGTGGACACAGCTAATACTGAAGAAATTCGTAAGGCAAATGACCTAGGAGTAATCTGTGGGGTAACTACTAACCCTTCTCTTATTGCTCGTGAAGGACTTGAGTTTAAATCAGTTATTAAAGAAATTACAGAGATTGTAGATGGCCCTATTAGTGCCGAGGTTATTTCACTTGAAGCACCTAAAATGGTAGAGGAAGCTTTAGAACTTGCTAAAATACACAAAAATATTGTTATTAAATTACCTATGACAGAAGAAGGTTTAAAAGCAACGAAACAGCTAACTGCCAAAGGGATTAAAACCAATGTAACTTTAATTTTTTCAGCTGCACAAGCTCTACTTGCAGCTAGAGCTGGAGCTACTTATGTTAGTCCATTCTTGGGAAGACTAGATGATATAGGAACAGAAGGTATGCAATTAGTAAGAGACATTGCAGAAATATTTGATATCCACGGCATTGAAACAGAGATTATCGCAGCTAGTGTACGTAGTCCTCTTCATGTAGTAGATGCAGCTAAAGCAGGAGCTCATATTGCAACTGTCCCTTATAACGTCATTATTCAAATGACTAAACATCCTCTTACAGATAATGGTATTCAAAGATTCCTCAAGGATTGGGAAGGTTTAGAACAAAAGCTTAACTAACAATAACCCCCTTATTTTGCATATGGCCCTTCTTTTAAGGTCATATGCATATATTTTAAAGAACTAATAACTGTCATAATTACAGAACAAGGTATTTAGAAGATTTTAATAGGAGAAAGGGAGTAGAAAATGAAAGTAGAGCAAAAAACAATTAATACTATTCGTGTATTAGCAGCAGAAGCTGTTCAAGAGGCTAATTCAGGACATCCAGGATTGCCTTTAGGTTCTGCGCCTATGGCATATACTTTATGGGCTAATATGGCACATAATCCTAAAAATCCAAAATGGGAAAATAGAGACCGCTTTGTTCTTTCAGCAGGACATGGTTCAGCCCTATTATATGCTTTATTACATGTATTTAATTATGGACTCACAGCAGAAGACCTCAAGAATTTCCGCCAAGAAGGAAGCCTAACACCAGGTCATCCAGAGTATGGACATACTGTTGGAGTAGAAGCAACTACAGGACCTTTAGGACAAGGAATTGCCATGGCAGTAGGTATGGCCATGGCAGAAAAACATTTGAGTGCTGAATTCAACAAAGAGGGATATCCTATTGTAGATCATTATACCTATACATTAGTTGGAGATGGCTGCTTGATGGAAGGTATTTCTTATGAAGCAGCGGCCTTAGCAGGTACTCTAGCATTAGGTAAGCTTATTGTACTTTATGACTCAAATAATATTACAATTGAAGGTAGTACCAATATTGCTTTTAAAGAAAACGTAAGAGCACGTTTTGAGGCACAAGGTTTTGAAACCTTCCTTGTAGAAGACGGTAATGATATAGCGGCTATTAAAAAAGCACTAGATGAGGCTAAAGCTAATCTATCAAAACCAAGCTTTATAGAAATAAAAACACAAATTGGATATGGTTGCCCAAAGAAACAAGGAAAAGCAGCAGCACATGGTGAGCCTTTAGGACAGGAGAATTTAGCAGAAATGAGAAGCTTTTTAGAACACCATGATCAAGCATTCTTTGTAGAAGATGAAGTGAAAATGCATATTAAAGAACTTAATCAAGCGGGTGCTAAGAAAGAAGCTGAGTGGCAGAAGTTATTTGAAAGCTATGCCAAAACTTATCCAGAATATGCTAAGAAGTGGGAGCAGTGGCATAACCCAGAAGAAGTAAAATTATATATTTATGATAAGTATCAAGATACAAGTAAGAAAATGGCTACACGTGTAGCATCTTACGAAGTCATTAATCATATGGCAGACATAGTTGATTACATAATAGGAGGATCTGCAGACCTTGCTCCTTCGACTAAGACTTATATGAATGATAAGGGGGATTTTAGTAGCGAAGACTATACAGGGCGGAATCTTCACTTTGGCATTCGTGAACATGCTATGGGTGCTATAGCAAATGGTATCACTTTACACGGGGGACTTAGAACCTTCTGTTCAACCTTCTTTGTATTTAGTGATTATATGAAGAATCCAATGCGATTAGCAGCACTTATGAAATTGCCAGTAACTTATGTATTAACTCATGATAGCATAGGAGTAGGAGAAGATGGTCCAACACATCAACCTATAGAGCAGCTAGCAATGCTTCGTAGTACGCCAAACCTTATAACTTTTAGGCCAGCTGATGCGAAAGAAACAGTGGCAGCATGGGAGTATGCACTAAATAGTAAAACAGAACCAGTAGCTATTGTTCTTTCAAGACAAGACCTACCTTTCCTTGAAAAATCAGGAGAAGAAGCTAAGAAAGGTGCCTATGTCGTAGGTGGTGTAGCGCCAGAAGAGGCGGAGATATTATTAATTGCAACAGGTTCAGAGGTACATTTAGTTGAACAAGCAATAAAAGTATTAGCTGAAGAAGGTATTAAAGCAAGTGCTATTAGTATGGCATCTGTAGATGTTTTTGAAAAGCAATCTGACGAGTATAAAGAATCTATCCTGCCAAGTAATAAGGTAAAGAGAATTGCAATAGAAGCAGCTACTAGCTTCGGTTGGCATAAGTACACAGGATTTGAAGGACAAGTGATTTCAATAGATACCTTTGGTGAGTCAGCTCCGGCAGGTATTATATTTAAAAAGCAGGGATTTGCAGTAGAGAATGTAGTAAATCAAGCTAAGCAAATGTTACGTAAATAGAGACTAAAAAAGGTGTTGCACAACTAAAGAGTAAGTTGTACAGCACCTTTTTGTTTTAAGTTATTAAGGAGAATGACTATGAGAAAGCTAGCATATTCAGATTGGAAGATTTCAATTAAGTTGTCTATTATGTATATGTGTTTTTTGGTTTTTCCCTTAAGTATATCGCTTACCATCTATGCTTATATAAGCAATCAAATTACTATTGAAAAACAAGTAAGTCTAATAACACAATCATTAAACTCGCTTGAAACGAATATTGATAATGTCATTACTAATGTTAGCAATAACTCTAGAATTATAATAGCCAATAATGAAATTCAACAAGTTATTAAAGAAAAGAGTAATACAGAATTAGTAGCCAATCAAAACAGGGTTTCGACAGCTCTAGTGGAGATGGTTCACTCTATACCTTATGTTCAGTCCATTTATGTATTTGATCATTATGGTCATCGATATGGTTCAGATAAGCATTCTTTGAAGTCTTTAAAATTTACATCTATTGAAGAGGCCTCTTGGTACGAGAGAGCAAAGGATGAGAAAGGTTATTATATTATTGAGATTAATGCAGATGATATTTTTTTGAATGGAGAAGCAGAAAATACCATTTCTTTGATTCGTATTATTAATAGCACAGTGACAATGAAGCCCATAGGCACATTGATGATTAACATCTCAGAGGAGGCCTTTAAAAGTAATTATGATGAAATTTCAAGTGGCTATAGTCCTAATATTTTACTGCTGAATGAAAATCAAAAAGTAATTGCTACAGAAGGGGATATCTCTAAAGAAATAATTAATGAGGTTTTTCCTAAAGGATTAAAGGATGAGAAGGGGTCACGCATTGTAAGTGTAAATGATAGTAGGTATTTATTTTCATACAAAGTGTTATCTAAATATGGCTGGATGGCTATTATGAGTATTCCAATAAAGGAATTAGAGAGGGAACCTTATCAAGTAGCCATTGTTGTTATTATTATTATGAGCGGTATTTTTGTTATGGTGAGCTGTTTAATTATGTCTCACACTATTACAAAACCTATTGAAAGATTGGTTCATTCAATGAAACAGATGGAAACTGGAAAGTTTGTAAAGGTAGATATAAAGACAGGAGGCGATGAGGTTGGTGAACTTAAAAATCATTATAATGATATGGTAGATGAGATTGAAAAACTCATTAAAAGAATTTATGCAGAACAGCAGTTTAAGAGAACTGCTGAACTTAGGATGTTGCAAGAACAAGTAAAGCCCCACTTTTTATACAATACTATTGATGCCATGCGGTTTTTGGCTTATTCAGGAAGAAATGACGAACTTTGTGAAGCGCTAGAGGCCTTTGGAAATTACTATCGTACTAGCTTAAGTAAGGGAAGTGAAATTATTTCACTTGAAGAGGAAATAAATATTGTAAAAGATTATTTATACCTGCAAAAAATGAGATATGGAGAGACCATACAGTTTACCTTTGAAATAGAAGCTTGTGTACTGCCCTATACAGTACCAAAACTTATACTGCAACCATTAGTGGAAAATGCTATTTACCATGGTATTAAACCAAAACAACAACTAGGGCATATCGCCATTCGTTCGAGATTAGAAGAAAACTATATTTTACTTGAAGTAGAAGATGATGGGGTTGGTATGGCAGGAGAAAAAATAGCAACTATTATGAATAATAAGGCAAGCTTTGGGTTAAGGGGAACTTTTGAACGATTGAACATTTTTTTCGAAAGAAGAGATTTATATAGGATAGAAAGTGAGGAAGATAGGGGGACGAAGATAATGCTTTATATACCAATAGGGGGGAGTAGAGAGTAATGATTAAAGTGCTCGTAATTGATGATGAAGAGAAAACCAGGGGACTTATTAAGCTGCTTATTAACAAGGAACTAGGGATAAATATGATTTGTGAAGCTACTAATGGAGAAGAAGGTATAGCAGTGATTAAGCAAAAATATCCAGATATAGTCATTACGGATATAAAGATGCCTATTGTAGATGGTTTAGAGTTGACTCAAAAAGCATTAGCTTATAACCCCGATTTGATTATTATTATGATTAGTGCCTATGAAGAATTTGAGTATGCCCAAAGAGCTATCAAATTAGGGGTGTCTGACTATCTTTTAAAACCTATTAGAAAAAATGAATTAAATGAAGCTTTAAAAAAAGCTATTATGAGGGTAAAGGAAAGAAGGCTTAAGTACGGCATTAGTGAAAAGGAAAGTGCATCGAGGCCAGTCATTCAACAGGTATTAGAGTATGTGAGAGAGCATTTAAGTGATCAAGATCTATCTTTATCAACAGTGGCCGCCCATTTTTTTTTGAATTCATCTTATTTAAGTAGATTATTCAAGAGAGAGGTAGGCGAACCTTTCATAGAATATCTTACAAAGGCAAGAATCGAGAGAGCTATATGGTACCTTGAAAATACAGATAAGAAAGCTTATGAGATAGCTGAATTAGTAGGTGTAGTAGATGCTACTTATTTTAGTAAATGTTTTAAGAAAAATAGGGGGATGTCCATTCATGATTATAAAAAAGTGATAAAAAATTATAAGGATAACTTACAATAGGTAAAAAAATTACTATTTTTAATCATCTAAATACGTGTACATAGATGCAAAATGACCATAAAATAAAAGCATATCAAGGATTTGGTTGTAAAAAACTACAATATATCCAGGAGGGGTAAGATGGGGAAATTTAAAAAGGCAATAACATTCTTAATCTCAAGCATGATGGCATTTTCAATGATAGGATGTACAGGCGGTACTACTACAACAGGGGATGAAACTAAAACTGAGAATACTGCTAGTACAAGTAAAGAAGCAATACAAGAAGCAGAAACTACCTCAGATGAAGTGGTGACCTTGAATTTGTGGCATATTTGGGCAGCGGAAAGTGAATCTAGTAAAGCGCCATTTGAAGCAGCAGTAAAAGAGTTTAATGAGGAAAATCCTAATATTCAGGTAGTATTAGATGCAACTGAAAATGAAACTTATAAAACGAAGATGACAGCAACAATTGCAGCTAATGAAGCACCAGACATTTATTTCTACTGGAGCGGCGGTTATATGAAGAATATCGTAGATGCAGGTAAAGTCCTTGCGTTAGATGAGTACCTTGATGATGCTACGAAAGATAAAATATTAAATGGTACGCTTACCAATATGACATTTGACGGAAAGATTTATGGTATAGGACACTCAATGTCAGTTGGTACATTCTTTGTAAATACAGAGTTATTTAATAAATATAGTGTTAAAATTCCTGAAACATGGGATGAATTAGTAACAGCTTGTAAAACATTTAAAGATAATGGTATTACACCAATGGCAGTAGGTGCTAAAGATAGATGGTGTATCGATATGTATTTAGATATTATAGAAACAAGAGCAGCAGGCTATGAAACATGTTATAATGCTTTAACTAAAAACGGCTCTTTCGTAGATGAGGGTATTATTGAAGGTGCTGCTAAATTACAAGAACTTGTAGACATGGGTGCATTTACAAATGGTGCTTTAGGAGTATCAAGAGATGAATCAGAAGTACCTTTCTATAATGGTCAAATACCAATGTACGTTAATGGTAGCTGGACAATTGGAAATATCAATGCAGATGATTGTCCTGTAAAAGGTAAAATCTCAATTGCTAAATTCCCAACGATTAACGAAAAGAGCAATGTGAATGACTTTACTGGTGGTGTAGCTGAAACCTTTGTAGTTAATGCTGCTACAAAACATCCTAAAGAAGCAGTATATGCATTAAGAACAATTTCTGAAAAATTCTCTAAGAACTTATACTTAAGTGGGGCTGGTATCCCAACATGGAAAGTAGATGTAGATGAATCTCAAATTGATCCACTGACATTACAATTAGTTGATTTGATTCAGGACTCTAATTCAT
Coding sequences:
- the fsa gene encoding fructose-6-phosphate aldolase yields the protein MKLFVDTANTEEIRKANDLGVICGVTTNPSLIAREGLEFKSVIKEITEIVDGPISAEVISLEAPKMVEEALELAKIHKNIVIKLPMTEEGLKATKQLTAKGIKTNVTLIFSAAQALLAARAGATYVSPFLGRLDDIGTEGMQLVRDIAEIFDIHGIETEIIAASVRSPLHVVDAAKAGAHIATVPYNVIIQMTKHPLTDNGIQRFLKDWEGLEQKLN
- the tkt gene encoding transketolase gives rise to the protein MKVEQKTINTIRVLAAEAVQEANSGHPGLPLGSAPMAYTLWANMAHNPKNPKWENRDRFVLSAGHGSALLYALLHVFNYGLTAEDLKNFRQEGSLTPGHPEYGHTVGVEATTGPLGQGIAMAVGMAMAEKHLSAEFNKEGYPIVDHYTYTLVGDGCLMEGISYEAAALAGTLALGKLIVLYDSNNITIEGSTNIAFKENVRARFEAQGFETFLVEDGNDIAAIKKALDEAKANLSKPSFIEIKTQIGYGCPKKQGKAAAHGEPLGQENLAEMRSFLEHHDQAFFVEDEVKMHIKELNQAGAKKEAEWQKLFESYAKTYPEYAKKWEQWHNPEEVKLYIYDKYQDTSKKMATRVASYEVINHMADIVDYIIGGSADLAPSTKTYMNDKGDFSSEDYTGRNLHFGIREHAMGAIANGITLHGGLRTFCSTFFVFSDYMKNPMRLAALMKLPVTYVLTHDSIGVGEDGPTHQPIEQLAMLRSTPNLITFRPADAKETVAAWEYALNSKTEPVAIVLSRQDLPFLEKSGEEAKKGAYVVGGVAPEEAEILLIATGSEVHLVEQAIKVLAEEGIKASAISMASVDVFEKQSDEYKESILPSNKVKRIAIEAATSFGWHKYTGFEGQVISIDTFGESAPAGIIFKKQGFAVENVVNQAKQMLRK
- a CDS encoding sensor histidine kinase, giving the protein MRKLAYSDWKISIKLSIMYMCFLVFPLSISLTIYAYISNQITIEKQVSLITQSLNSLETNIDNVITNVSNNSRIIIANNEIQQVIKEKSNTELVANQNRVSTALVEMVHSIPYVQSIYVFDHYGHRYGSDKHSLKSLKFTSIEEASWYERAKDEKGYYIIEINADDIFLNGEAENTISLIRIINSTVTMKPIGTLMINISEEAFKSNYDEISSGYSPNILLLNENQKVIATEGDISKEIINEVFPKGLKDEKGSRIVSVNDSRYLFSYKVLSKYGWMAIMSIPIKELEREPYQVAIVVIIIMSGIFVMVSCLIMSHTITKPIERLVHSMKQMETGKFVKVDIKTGGDEVGELKNHYNDMVDEIEKLIKRIYAEQQFKRTAELRMLQEQVKPHFLYNTIDAMRFLAYSGRNDELCEALEAFGNYYRTSLSKGSEIISLEEEINIVKDYLYLQKMRYGETIQFTFEIEACVLPYTVPKLILQPLVENAIYHGIKPKQQLGHIAIRSRLEENYILLEVEDDGVGMAGEKIATIMNNKASFGLRGTFERLNIFFERRDLYRIESEEDRGTKIMLYIPIGGSRE
- a CDS encoding response regulator transcription factor, translating into MIKVLVIDDEEKTRGLIKLLINKELGINMICEATNGEEGIAVIKQKYPDIVITDIKMPIVDGLELTQKALAYNPDLIIIMISAYEEFEYAQRAIKLGVSDYLLKPIRKNELNEALKKAIMRVKERRLKYGISEKESASRPVIQQVLEYVREHLSDQDLSLSTVAAHFFLNSSYLSRLFKREVGEPFIEYLTKARIERAIWYLENTDKKAYEIAELVGVVDATYFSKCFKKNRGMSIHDYKKVIKNYKDNLQ
- a CDS encoding extracellular solute-binding protein, which translates into the protein MGKFKKAITFLISSMMAFSMIGCTGGTTTTGDETKTENTASTSKEAIQEAETTSDEVVTLNLWHIWAAESESSKAPFEAAVKEFNEENPNIQVVLDATENETYKTKMTATIAANEAPDIYFYWSGGYMKNIVDAGKVLALDEYLDDATKDKILNGTLTNMTFDGKIYGIGHSMSVGTFFVNTELFNKYSVKIPETWDELVTACKTFKDNGITPMAVGAKDRWCIDMYLDIIETRAAGYETCYNALTKNGSFVDEGIIEGAAKLQELVDMGAFTNGALGVSRDESEVPFYNGQIPMYVNGSWTIGNINADDCPVKGKISIAKFPTINEKSNVNDFTGGVAETFVVNAATKHPKEAVYALRTISEKFSKNLYLSGAGIPTWKVDVDESQIDPLTLQLVDLIQDSNSFTLWWNTLLEGEDSETYMNKSAELFAKQITPEEFVKQLQTMNE